From the Hevea brasiliensis isolate MT/VB/25A 57/8 chromosome 15, ASM3005281v1, whole genome shotgun sequence genome, one window contains:
- the LOC110641317 gene encoding F-box/LRR-repeat protein 3, translating into MDNMLCDELLQEIFSRLASKSSPSPPSSQALSVSLVSKRWLRLYRASKTSISLRLTPENSTIQSLPSLLSHYPFLSSLSLVFSSDPTLTTTNSITTAFNDHLLIIVSTFCSKLKHLRFLAGPVSLSSLVSLSNTCALLTSLTIVLSRPLFFSWVTYFSNLKELSIYVSDSNGIVDEFYSNRESDLCLNQEIDAELGLESLYLSGIIRDDSGFGWLWRSCKKLKKLQLKSCEGIGDGGSFLSFIRCLKGLQELELRTCRSIVDGVLLRLAENCDSLNSLLVYDGGSREGLLHFINNCSCNLQKLDLRLPLDLNNDHLSAIAVNFRGLSTVRLQSCCLVTGEGLKALGIAMSSELKELALINCDVVERESGLLATLGQHLRQLRKLDLSHNESLHDKEFISMLVSCNNLTELRLRGCKRLTSVAILSMFKSCKRLESVDILHCCGIEAEAIESFVLNSPRLRRMQVEESKVSDVARTWASHKFIEILA; encoded by the coding sequence ATGGATAACATGCTTTGTGATGAGCTGCTCCAAGAAATTTTTTCAAGACTAGCCTCAAAATCGTCACCATCGCCACCATCTTCACAAGCTTTATCGGTTTCTTTGGTCTCCAAGCGGTGGCTCCGCCTGTACCGTGCTTCCAAAACATCTATATCTCTTAGACTTACACCTGaaaattccacaattcaatcttTGCCCTCTCTTCTTTCCCACTACCCTTTTCTTTCGTCTCTTTCTCTCGTCTTCTCCTCTGACCCCACCTTAACAACCACCAATTCAATCACCACAGCTTTCAATGACCATCTTCTCATTATAGTCTCCACTTTTTGCTCCAAGCTTAAGCATCTCAGGTTCTTGGCTGGTCCTGTCTCTCTTTCTTCTCTCGTTTCTCTTTCTAATACATGTGCCCTTCTCACTTCTCTCACTATTGTTCTGTCTAGGCCTCTCTTCTTCAGCTGGGTTacttatttttctaatttaaagGAGTTATCTATCTATGTATCAGATAGTAATGGAATTGTGGATGAATTTTATAGCAATAGGGAATCTGATTTGTgtttaaatcaagaaattgatGCAGAGTTGGGTTTGGAGAGTCTTTATTTATCAGGGATTATAAGAGATGATTCTGGTTTCGGTTGGCTATGGAGGAGCTGCAAAAAGCTGAAGAAATTGCAGCTAAAGAGCTGCGAAGGTATTGGTGATGGAGGGTCTTTCTTATCATTTATCAGGTGCTTGAAGGGTCTCCAAGAACTGGAGCTTAGGACTTGCAGGAGTATAGTTGATGGGGTTCTATTAAGATTGGCAGAGAATTGTGATTCTTTGAATTCTCTATTGGTTTATGATGGTGGCAGCAGAGAAGGTTTGCTTCATTTTATTAACAATTGCAGTTGTAATCTGCAAAAACTTGACCTTCGATTACCTTTAGACCTAAACAATGATCATCTCTCAGCAATTGCAGTGAATTTCAGGGGTCTCTCAACTGTCAGGCTTCAGAGTTGTTGTTTAGTTACTGGTGAAGGGCTAAAGGCTCTTGGAATTGCCATGAGTTCAGAGCTCAAAGAATTGGCACTGATAAATTGTGATGTGGTTGAAAGGGAATCAGGATTGCTTGCCACGCTAGGCCAGCACTTGAGGCAACTAAGGAAATTAGACTTGTCTCATAATGAATCTTTGCACGATAAGGAGTTCATTTCAATGCTGGTTTCTTGCAATAATCTGACTGAATTGAGATTAAGAGGGTGCAAAAGACTTACTAGTGTAGCAATTCTTTCAATGTTTAAGAGTTGCAAGAGATTGGAAAGTGTTGATATCTTGCATTGTTGCGGGATTGAGGCTGAGGCTATTGAGTCATTTGTTCTCAATTCGCCGCGATTGAGAAGAATGCAGGTTGAAGAAAGCAAGGTTTCTGATGTTGCAAGGACATGGGCATCACATAAGTTCATTGAGATTCTTGCTTAG